Proteins encoded within one genomic window of Oncorhynchus masou masou isolate Uvic2021 chromosome 1, UVic_Omas_1.1, whole genome shotgun sequence:
- the zgc:158260 gene encoding protein FAM47A isoform X2, protein MWYKEKLMTKCLKDAKNKHHLSGALDGRRWRFLNVGLDDFRDGYPSAGTAVLSQAQRGMSPSIFGMPSPTSLSDKTQWKRFSKEQACFSKKNPQQQVHREHVATVEHKLKQHPLALYPHLEHGMPPELFDEVICVLDPDMCVNRASAVTSPEKEEQADNCTEPWETIMRESESEEEVREGPPVSAIMADDLCAKNPYKGLQRKQSTAKEDQIVNVKRLRSPSQDEDIKKVTKLFCDWVASLGGEKNNLTESTLLGLFVSGYEKKPSLTFPIQVVEPKNVPEDLRNSVEDLRRAHTCEDPLKDSEPYKSKPGTKRPKYGAWYLDTKTWKKRDADEPLRDPNVIPEDFEFPAQSSEMDDELKQMHGTQAFKQFIISKGLRVPRFLSTLFEEEEGDNRSKPDGAGSASTRKGTVVL, encoded by the exons ATGTG GTACAAGGAAAAGTTGATGACCAAATGCCTGAAAGATGCAAAGAACAAACATCATCTTTCAGGTGCTTTGGATGGCCGTCGTTGGCGTTTTCTAAATGTGGGACTTGATGACTTCAGAGATGGGTATCCTAGCGCTGGGACAGCGGTTCTCTCTCAGGCCCAGAGGGGCATGTCCCCTTCCATTTTTGGGATGCCAagtcctacatctctctctgatAAAACACAATGGAAGCGCTTCTCGAAAGAGCAGGCTTGCTTCTCTAAGAAGAACCCTCAGCAGCAGGTACACCGGGAGCATGTGGCTACAGTGGAGCACAAACTCAAACAGCATCCTCTGGCTCTGTACCCACATTTAGAGCATGGCATGCCCCCAGAG TTGTTTGATGAGGTGATATGTGTCCTGGACCCAGATATGTGTGTGAACAGAGCTTCTGCAGTGACTTCACCAGAAAAAGAAGAGCAGGCAGACAACTGCACTGAGCCGTGGGAAACGATCATGCGGGAATCGGAGTCAgaggaggaagtgagagagggacCACCTGTCAGTGCAATAAT GGCGGACGATTTATGTGCAAAGAACCCTTACAAAGGGCTGCAAAGAAAGCAGAGCACTGCCAAGGAAGACCAGATAGTAAACGTCAAACGACTGCGCTCCCCATCTCAAGACGAGGACATCAAGAAAGTCACTAAGCTTTTCTGTGACTGGGTCGCCTCATTG ggaggagagaagaacaaCCTGACTGAATCCACCCTACTGGGCCTGTTTGTCAGTGGGTATGAGAAGAAGCCATCCCTGACCTTCCCTATCCAGGTGGTTGAGCCTAAGAACGTGCCAGAGGACCTACGTAACTCTGTGGAGGATCTGCGCAGAGCCCACACCTGTGAAGACCCCTTAAAGGACTCAGAACCATACAAG AGCAAACCAGGAACTAAAAGGCCCAAATATGGAGCATGGTACCTGGATACTAAAACATGGAAGAAAAGAGATGCTGATGAACCATTAAGAGACCCCAATGTCATCCCTGAGGACTTTGAGTTTCCTGCACAATCAAGTGAAATG GATGATGAACTGAAACAGATGCATGGGACTCAAGCGTTCAAGCAGTTCATCATCAGCAAAGGGCTGAGGGTGCCTAGG TTTCTGAGTACTCTCTttgaagaagaggagggggacaACCGATCAAAGCCAGATGGAGCAGGCTCTGCTTCAACACGGAAGGGGACAGTGGTACTTTAG
- the zgc:158260 gene encoding protein FAM47A isoform X1 translates to MTDKMFQIGPPETRTTLPAHHWYKEKLMTKCLKDAKNKHHLSGALDGRRWRFLNVGLDDFRDGYPSAGTAVLSQAQRGMSPSIFGMPSPTSLSDKTQWKRFSKEQACFSKKNPQQQVHREHVATVEHKLKQHPLALYPHLEHGMPPELFDEVICVLDPDMCVNRASAVTSPEKEEQADNCTEPWETIMRESESEEEVREGPPVSAIMADDLCAKNPYKGLQRKQSTAKEDQIVNVKRLRSPSQDEDIKKVTKLFCDWVASLGGEKNNLTESTLLGLFVSGYEKKPSLTFPIQVVEPKNVPEDLRNSVEDLRRAHTCEDPLKDSEPYKSKPGTKRPKYGAWYLDTKTWKKRDADEPLRDPNVIPEDFEFPAQSSEMDDELKQMHGTQAFKQFIISKGLRVPRFLSTLFEEEEGDNRSKPDGAGSASTRKGTVVL, encoded by the exons ATGACTGATAAAATGTTTCAAATTGGACCACCGGAGACGAGAACGACGCTTCCTGCCCACCATTG GTACAAGGAAAAGTTGATGACCAAATGCCTGAAAGATGCAAAGAACAAACATCATCTTTCAGGTGCTTTGGATGGCCGTCGTTGGCGTTTTCTAAATGTGGGACTTGATGACTTCAGAGATGGGTATCCTAGCGCTGGGACAGCGGTTCTCTCTCAGGCCCAGAGGGGCATGTCCCCTTCCATTTTTGGGATGCCAagtcctacatctctctctgatAAAACACAATGGAAGCGCTTCTCGAAAGAGCAGGCTTGCTTCTCTAAGAAGAACCCTCAGCAGCAGGTACACCGGGAGCATGTGGCTACAGTGGAGCACAAACTCAAACAGCATCCTCTGGCTCTGTACCCACATTTAGAGCATGGCATGCCCCCAGAG TTGTTTGATGAGGTGATATGTGTCCTGGACCCAGATATGTGTGTGAACAGAGCTTCTGCAGTGACTTCACCAGAAAAAGAAGAGCAGGCAGACAACTGCACTGAGCCGTGGGAAACGATCATGCGGGAATCGGAGTCAgaggaggaagtgagagagggacCACCTGTCAGTGCAATAAT GGCGGACGATTTATGTGCAAAGAACCCTTACAAAGGGCTGCAAAGAAAGCAGAGCACTGCCAAGGAAGACCAGATAGTAAACGTCAAACGACTGCGCTCCCCATCTCAAGACGAGGACATCAAGAAAGTCACTAAGCTTTTCTGTGACTGGGTCGCCTCATTG ggaggagagaagaacaaCCTGACTGAATCCACCCTACTGGGCCTGTTTGTCAGTGGGTATGAGAAGAAGCCATCCCTGACCTTCCCTATCCAGGTGGTTGAGCCTAAGAACGTGCCAGAGGACCTACGTAACTCTGTGGAGGATCTGCGCAGAGCCCACACCTGTGAAGACCCCTTAAAGGACTCAGAACCATACAAG AGCAAACCAGGAACTAAAAGGCCCAAATATGGAGCATGGTACCTGGATACTAAAACATGGAAGAAAAGAGATGCTGATGAACCATTAAGAGACCCCAATGTCATCCCTGAGGACTTTGAGTTTCCTGCACAATCAAGTGAAATG GATGATGAACTGAAACAGATGCATGGGACTCAAGCGTTCAAGCAGTTCATCATCAGCAAAGGGCTGAGGGTGCCTAGG TTTCTGAGTACTCTCTttgaagaagaggagggggacaACCGATCAAAGCCAGATGGAGCAGGCTCTGCTTCAACACGGAAGGGGACAGTGGTACTTTAG